In Streptomyces thermolilacinus SPC6, a single genomic region encodes these proteins:
- a CDS encoding methylated-DNA--[protein]-cysteine S-methyltransferase yields the protein MNRQHTIVDSPYGPLTLVATDGVLSGLYMAGQRYRPPEETFGEPDPRPFREAVRQLDAYHARELTEFDLPLHLAGTPFQRSVWQLLRTIPYGETRTYGELAAALGQPTASRAVGLANGRNPIGIIIPCHRVIGASGGLTGYGGGLDRKRSLLTFESGATAGALF from the coding sequence ATGAACCGGCAGCACACGATCGTCGACAGTCCCTACGGCCCGCTCACCCTCGTCGCCACCGACGGCGTCCTCAGCGGGCTGTACATGGCCGGCCAGCGCTACCGGCCGCCGGAGGAGACCTTCGGCGAGCCCGACCCGCGCCCCTTCCGCGAGGCCGTCCGCCAGCTCGACGCGTACCACGCGCGCGAGCTGACCGAGTTCGACCTGCCCCTGCACCTGGCCGGAACCCCGTTCCAGCGCAGCGTCTGGCAGCTGCTGCGGACCATCCCGTACGGCGAGACGCGCACGTACGGCGAGCTGGCCGCCGCGCTCGGGCAGCCCACCGCGTCCCGCGCGGTCGGCCTCGCCAACGGCCGCAACCCGATCGGGATCATCATCCCCTGCCACCGCGTCATCGGCGCGAGCGGCGGCCTCACCGGCTACGGCGGCGGCCTGGACCGCAAGCGCAGCCTGCTCACCTTCGAAAGCGGCGCGACCGCCGGGGCGCTGTTCTAG